A stretch of the Uranotaenia lowii strain MFRU-FL chromosome 3, ASM2978415v1, whole genome shotgun sequence genome encodes the following:
- the LOC129754093 gene encoding adult-specific cuticular protein ACP-20-like, translating to MFKFVLVLALAVAVCASWEGGHDGGHGGHHEHHDYHSHPSYKFEYGVKDHKTGDHKSQWEHRDGDVVKGEYTLDEADGTKRIVQYTSDKHNGFQAHVTRVGHANHPQVYHHHHEAGHGGHGGFEGHGHHGHGHASSYANSNLHSHHHH from the exons ATGTTTAAG TTTGTTCTAGTTCTTGCGCTGGCTGTGGCTGTTTGCGCTTCGTGGGAAGGAGGACATGATGGTGGACACGGAGGTCATCATGAGCATCATGATTATCATTCGCATCCCAGTTATAAGTTCGAGTACGGAGTGAAGGATCACAAAACAGGAGATCACAAGAGCCAGTGGGAACATCGGGATGGAGATGTTGTCAAGGGAGAGTACACCTTGGATGAAGCTGATGGAACCAAACGAATTGTGCAGTACACATCGGACAAACATAACGGATTCCAGGCTCATGTAACCCGAGTTGGTCATGCCAATCACCCACAGGTGTATCACCATCATCATGAGGCAGGACATGGAGGTCACGGAGGATTCGAAGGACACGGTCATCATGGCCATGGTCATGCTAGCAGCTACGCCAACTCGAACTTGCATTCGCATCACCATCACTAA
- the LOC129754091 gene encoding adult-specific cuticular protein ACP-20-like, whose product MFKLTVVAIFGLLAVVSSQHWGGNGGDWGGYGSGYGAGGYHHDQHDHHAYPKYNFEYGVKDHHTGDHKSQWEQRDGDVVKGGYTLDEADGTKRIVEYYSDGHHGLQAHVKRVGHAVHPQVYGHHNHHGGFYGNAAGAGYGYGGHGHGTGYSYNNLDQHF is encoded by the exons ATGTTCAAA CTCACAGTTGTAGCCATCTTTGGCCTGCTGGCGGTCGTTTCTTCTCAACATTGGGGAGGGAACGGAGGAGATTGGGGTGGATACGGAAGCGGTTATGGAGCTGGCGGATATCATCATGATCAACATGATCACCACGCATATCCAAAGTACAACTTCGAATACGGTGTCAAGGATCATCATACCGGAGATCACAAGAGCCAGTGGGAGCAGCGAGATGGTGACGTCGTTAAGGGCGGATACACTTTGGATGAAGCCGATGGCACGAAGCGAATTGTAGAATACTACTCCGATGGTCACCATGGATTGCAGGCTCATGTGAAGCGTGTTGGTCACGCCGTTCATCCGCAGGTCTATGGACATCACAATCACCATGGAGGATTTTATGGTAACGCTGCTGGTGCCGGATACGGATACGGTGGGCACGGACATGGTACCGGATATAGCTACAATAACCTGGATCAGCACTTTTAA
- the LOC129754090 gene encoding histidine-rich glycoprotein-like: protein MLRFFSFVALAVVAVSSYRVHTGHHHEEHHHVEPQAHHKMEAHHEPEHHHHEDHHIEVPHDYFAHAKYKYDYGVEDPHTGNHHSHWEERDGDVVKGAYTLFDSDGSTRIVEYTADPLHGFKAVVKKIQHKQLETHEHEHEHHGHHGHHHEPELKMHHGHHEHMVHHHHVHEHDHEHKHHE from the exons ATGCTGAGA TTCTTCAGTTTCGTCGCTCTGGCAGTCGTTGCAGTCTCCAGCTATCGGGTGCACACCGGACATCATCACGAGGAGCATCACCACGTGGAACCGCAGGCACATCACAAGATGGAAGCTCATCACGAACCGGAACATCACCATCACGAGGATCATCACATTGAAGTGCCCCACGATTACTTCGCCCATGCCAAGTACAAGTACGATTACGGCGTTGAGGATCCTCATACCGGAAATCATCACTCGCACTGGGAAGAACGAGATGGCGATGTTGTGAAGGGAGCTTACACCCTGTTCGATTCCGACGGAAGCACCCGGATTGTGGAGTACACTGCCGATCCGCTTCATGGATTCAAGGCAGTGGTCAAGAAGATCCAACACAAGCAGCTGGAGACTCACGAGCATGAGCACGAACATCACGGACATCACGGTCATCACCATGAGCCGGAACTGAAGATGCACCACGGCCATCACGAGCATATGGTTCACCACCATCACGTGCACGAGCACGATCACGAGCATAAACACCACGAATAG